The genomic window AAAACATCTTGCCAGGATATCTTCCGTTACCGGACCTTTACATATAATTGGATGCTGCACCTTTTTGAAACGATAGCCCTTGCAAATCCGCTCAATATGGCTCAATGCAAACGTTCCGTCGTTCCCTGCACTGATAACTGTGCAATACGGCTTTTTCCATATTTCAGGATCGTCTTTTAACTCCTCATAGGTTCTGTCAAAGAAATCTTTTACTGCACCGGCCATATAGCCGAAATATTCCGGGGAGCAGATTACAATGGCCTTGCAGTTTTTCAGGTCCTGGGCTATAGCATCGGAAGCCCGTTTGAAAACAGCTCGTGCATTTTCGACTGCATCAACACCCCGCGCAACAGCTTCAGCCATCTTCTCCGTATTGCCTGTTTGAGAATGGAATACAATGAGTATATCGGACATACAAAATATTATTCGATTTATAAGCTTAATGCAAGTACTGCTGCAATTCACAGGCCTCAAAAATGGATGATAGTATGTAGATACATGGTTGATTTATTTCGGATCATATATATATTCTATAATAAGGGCAAAAAAGAGACCACAATATTGAAATAAAAATTTAAGGAGAAAAAACAATGACACACGAAGATGCTGGACATTATGCGGGAAAAAGAGCTGGCGCGGAATTAAATGAGATGATTGCCGCACGGATAAAAGAGAAAATTTCTGAAAAGAGAATATCCTGCGCCGAAGCCCACAAAATAGCGGGTGAACTGAATATGGATCCTGCTGAAGTAGGAACAGCGATTGACTTGCTTGAAGTTCGAATAGGCGGATGCCAGCTTGGTCTTTTCGGTCACGGGAAAGAGAAAAGCATTCCTGAGTTATCCGATAAACTGAATCCTGAAATTGAATCAGCCGTCAAGTCATCCCTTGTCAACGGCCGGCTTTCATGTTTTTCATCATGGGAACTTGCAAAGAGGTTCGGAATATCCAAACGGATGATTGCAGCAGTGTGTGAGACAATGAAAATCAAGATATCTCCATGCCAACTCGGGGCTTTTAAATAATCTGTGAGGGATAAGCTGTTCGTATAACAAGTTTGGGTAAAGGGTTTCAGCAGCAGCCGAAAATCAGATTAAAGGAAGAGGAGGATTTTAATGGAAAAAAAGCTTATATCACAATGTGCAGCCTGTGAACATCCGATCCGTGAACGGGCTTGCATGAGCCCCAAGGGCAAGGGTGCAAAGGGCTGCCCGACAATGGGGTCTCGTACAATATTGGAAAAAGCCCGAAAGGAATATGATAAAGAAGATATCCGGGAATTTGCCAGACAGGCATCTATCCAGGAAGGTGAGTGCTATGCCGGGAGGGATAAAAAACCTTTTGTTATGCATCCAGTAAAACCAAGAATACTTGAAATTGTAGAATTTGCCGAAAAAATGGCATATAAAAAGCTCGGTCTTGTTTTCTGTATGGGGCTTTCAAAAGAAGCTGCTCTTGTAAACGAGATGCCGGAGCATCATGGATTTGATGTTGTATCCATTGTTTGCAAGGCCGGTTGTGTTTCCAAGGATGAAATTGGAGTTAAAGATGACGAAAAAATCCAGATGGGTAAACATGAGACCATGTGCAACCCCATTCTCCAGGCCATGGTGGCCAATGAGGCCGAAACAGACTTCAACATCCTCCTCGGCCTTTGTGTGGGACACGATTCACTCTTTTTCAAATATGCCGATGCGCCGACAACGGTCCTTGCCGTAAAAGACAGGGTCACCGGTCATAACCCTCTGGCAGCAATCTACACAATGGGTAATTTTTACTCCTGGGTCAAATCGGGAAAATCATAGCTCAATTCCGGATATAAGTATTAAAACTCTATTTTTTAATACATAAAAACTCTTTGGAGATTTGAAATAGTACTTAGTCCTTGACATATTATTGGCATATGCTTATAATAGATACATGTCAAGGCCAAAAAAGAACAGATGTATCAACTGTTCTCCTAATTCTTCCTATTTTAAACCCAAAGGCATACCGATCTTTCAACTCGAAGAGGTTGTGTTAAGCATGGATGAATTAGAGGCAATACGGCTTGCTGATTTTGAAGGTCTCTATCATGAGGAAGCAGCAGGACAGATGAATATCTCCAGAGCAACGTTCGGTAGAATCCTTGACAGTGCTCGTAGTAAAGTTGCCGATGTCATTATCAACGGCAAAGCGCTTCAAATAGAAATAGTCAATAAAAAAACGGAGGTTTAATAATGAAAGTATGTTTTGCAGTTCAGGAAGATCAGGGTATTGAAAGCATAGTGTACAACCATTTTGGTTCTGCCCCGGCATTTGTTGTTGTGGATACAGAAATCCAGGGGGCTGTTACGGTTAACAACAAAGACTTAAATCATGTCCACGGGGCATGTAATCCGATCATGGCCATCGGAGGACAGGATGTTGATGCAGTGGTTGTCGGTGGTATAGGCGCAGGCGCCATAAATGGACTTAATGCAGCAGGAATCAAAGTTTACGGTTCGATGAAAGAGACAGTCAAGGATAATCTCGATTTATTTTTAGAGAATAAGCTTCCGGAACTGAGCGTTTTAAATGCCTGCGGCGGTCATCAGGGCGGATGCGCCCATTAAGCGGATACGCCAATTAACAGGAGGCAAATATGCCAATATATGAATATAAATGCGAAGATTGTGGTTCAATCAGTGAGTTCATAGTACTCGGGAAGGCTGAAGAATTGCATTGCAAACACTGTGACAGCAAGCATCTTGAGAAACTCTTATCGGCGCACAATACTGCAAATTCAAGCCAGAATTCCATGCCGAGTGTTCCGGGAGGATGTTGCGGCGCACCGAATTCCTGCGGGAACCCTGGAAGTTGTTGCGGAGGATAAAAGAGCAGCAGGGCAAATTGTTCATATTCCATAGAGGTTTTCGGGGTTTTAGTAAAAAAGTTTCTAAGAAACCCAGGTCCTTTCGGAGTAATGTGAATTCGCTTGCATATCTTGCGGCTTTGCCGCAAGATAATTGACTCAAGTTTTTTATTTTCTTAAGAAGCGCTTTCAAACGTTTAATTGGAAAGTGCTTTTAGGATCTGCAACATTGATGAACTTACTGATATTCATATTCCTGATCCTTTTTCCTGTCTCTTTGCACAGTTCAATCTCGACAACATACTGCCTTGGGTGTCACGAAAAACATAAAGAATTCAACCATGGGAAAATAACCTGTCTCCAATGTCACGATGATATAACTTCGGTACTCCATGATGATAAGTTAAAGAAACCCTCATGCAACACCTGCCATAGTCAGACAACCCAAGAATACTCAAAATCTATTCACAGCAAAAGAAATCTCTCCTGCAAGGGTTGTCATAACGTTCATTTTTTAAAAGAAGGAGAGCGTAGTTGCCTTGAATGCCACAAGAATGTATCGCATAATTTGCTGCCATCAAAGGAAAAGCATCTCAAGGCGCTGGGCTGTCTTGCCTGTCACGGTAAATCAACAAAAACTGAGTTACTGGTAAACATAGATATGGGCATGAAAGATATTATAAAAGAAAAACTAATAGACCCTGACATGAACGGATTTTTGAATCGCATCGAATGGGACCATCTTCAGGCCATACTTCAGAAGGAGTATAAAGGCAGATATCAAATAAAAAAACAGTATTTGGTTAAAGCGGACTCTCATTCCGTCATGAAGAAACCGGTAGCCTGCAATACCTGTCACAATGAGAAAGGGCTTTTTCAGCAAACAAGGGTAATGATAAAAGGGGGAAAATCCTCTTTATTTTCCTCTGATCCAAAGATATTTATCCCTGAATTGCCTTCTATAGATAAATACAAGCTCACTGTCCACGGCAAAAAGGGCATTAAATGTTCTGGCTGTCACGTCTCTCAGGAACGCATCAATGACAGTGTTTGCGTGACCTGCCATGACAGCATATATGGGATATATAAAGACACCGCTCATGCTAAAAAGGGTTCAGCCGGATGTATCGACTGCCATAATCCCCATCGTGTAAAAACATATAAAGAATTGAACAACCAGAAAAGGCTTGCTGTGTGCTCCCGCTGTCACAAAAACTATATTGATAAACACAAATGGTTGCCTAATACAGTTCTGCACTTCAATTACCTCGAGTGTTCCACCTGCCACAGTCCCAATTCAACAAAAAGCATGGTTTTTAATTTTGCCGTCAGGGAGGAAGGCAGGGTCAAGCCTCTGGCATTTGAATATTTTGAAAAAATATTCGGTAATAATACAGAATTACGCAAGATTATAGACCGCAATAAAGATGACACTGTTTTCTGTAAAGAACTGGCAGATTTTTTTATTGAATTAAAGAAAAGGTCTCAAAAAGAAGTTACGATAAACAGCTCTATTATTATTACAAAAAGTTACCACGACTATTCGGAAAAAAATATCAAGAGCAAAGTATGTGCCACATGCCATTCTGAAAAAGCTCCATTCTATGAGTCCATGTTCCTTTCCATTCCTGAAAAAGGAAAAACCGTCCATATCCCTGTCAAAGGACCTGTGCTTTCAGCTTTTCCGACATCAGTATTTATCGATATGTGCCTTTTAGGGGAAGGAAAGATACACGCTAATGATTTTTACAACATTTTGAAGGCAAAGCAAGAAGATCGGACTCAACTTATAGATGAACTCGGTTTCAAATTAATTGATCTTGTTGGCATAGTATTTTCTGTGTTGATTCTGTCTGGAATTGCCATTCACATTTTTTTAAGGATTGTGACAAAGAAATGAGTAAATTATACCTGCACCCTTTACCAATAAGAATATGGCATTGGACTAATGCTTTTATAGTCCTTGTTCTTATTATGACGGGCATTCAAATGAGAGCGCCCTCAATTCAAATATTCCATGATTACAGAATTGTTGTACTGCTCCATAAATATTTCGGCTTTGCTCTGGCAGGGTCATTTCTCTTCTGGTTATTTTACAATCTTTTTACCGGCAATATTAAGAAGCATTACATTGTGTCTTTTATGGACATGAAGAATATGCCCGGACAGGCACTTTATTACCTATTTAATATCTTCAGAGGAAAGAAAAACCCCTTCAAACCGTTGCCTGAAAACAAATTCAACTCTTTGCAAAAACTTGCCTACTCCTCGGTTATGCTTGTCTTTGTCCCTATTATCACTTTTACCGGTATTCTGTTCAGTGATATTCTTTACTTTTTCTCCTGGATAAAGGCCATGGGAGGATTGCGGATTTTGGATGCAATTCACATTACAGCAGCTTATATTTTTATTTTCTATCTTCTCGTACACATTTACATGGCAACCTTGGGGTCGAAGCTGAATTCATATATAAAAAGCATGATAACCGGGTATGAGGAAGAGTAATTAGTTTCTGGATGGACAATGATTAAGCGCATAAAGATGAAGAAATACATATCCCCTATTTGTTCAGGGACATTTGGATTCTGGAAGAAAAGATCTATAATATGAAAAGCCAGAACGACAACGCAAGGATTATCCGGTAGATGCCGAAGCTGATAAAGGTATGATGTTTTATGAAATTGAGGAGAAATTTTACACTCAACAGGGCAAAAACAAAAGAAAGAATAAAACCGATAGATAAAAAGTTTAACTGCGCCACTGAAAATTGACTTGCATTTTTCATCAAATCCAGCGCTGTTGCTGCCAGCATGGTCGGTATAGCCAGGAGAAATGAAAATTCAACGATTGTTTTTCTTCTCAGATTCAGTATCAATCCTCCCACAATTGTAGCAGCCGATCGGGAGACACCGGGGATCATGGCAATAGACTGGAACAGGCCGATCAGAATTGCCGTACGATAGGGAATGGCGCCGATATCTTCTACCGCATTGTCCTTTTCTTTATGGAGAAGTTCAAACACAATAAGGCATATCCCTCCGATAAACATCGACCAGAGGACTATCTGGTTGCTCCCCATTAGAAAGTGTTTGATGATTTTATAAAAGAGAAGGCCCAGGGCTGCTGTGGGAAGAAAAGCTACTATCACCCTTTTGAGTACCTCGAAGTTGACAAGCAAGGTCTTCCAGTAAAGAACAATAACCGACATGATCGCTCCAAACTGGATAACTATTTCAAAGGTCTTGAGAAATTCTGTCTGTGAAAGGCCCAGTAAACGGGCTGTAAGCATGAGGTGACCTGTTGATGATATGGGCAGAAACTCTGTTACGCCTTCAACAATACCGAATATAAGCGTCTGAAGCAGATTCACCGGATTATTGAACTACATCTGTCTTCTCTTGTCAAAGATATTTTATTCCATTTCCAAATCTAAGCGCTATCATCGTTGGCTTCGTCATTACCTCCGCTCGACGTACTATTTGAGTACGCCTACGTCGGCTCTTCCTTGCCGCCTTGATATCATCTTAGATTTGAAAATGGAATTAACCATGCACTTTAACAGTCTTACCTATTCCTCCTGTTCTTCCCCGAACAAAGCATGGATATATGCCCTAAGACTGTTTCGCATGGAGTTTTCGTCTGACAGGTAAACCTTTTTATAGATGGCGTCGCCCATCCCGTACAATGCGTCGAATATTTCCGGATCAAAATGCGATCCTCTATCTTTTTTCATTATGTCTATAGCTTCATCATAGGAGAAGGCCTTTTTATAAGGCCGGACAGTTGTCAATGCGTCGAAAACATCGGCAACGGCAAAAATCCTTGCATTTATGGGAATATCCTTGCCCTTTAATCCCAGCATGTATCCGGAACCATTGTATTTTTCGTGGTGGTAGAGAACAACATCAATACAGTCAATAAGCCAGGGGTAACTACTGATAATATCCGAGCCGTGCTGCACGTGGCACTTCATGATGTTGAACTCATCGACGGTCAGTTTTCCTTCCTTAAGGAGGATATTGTCGCTTATGCCGATCTTACCTATATCGTGGAGAAAAGATCCCTTTATGAGGCTTCTCATTTCCGCTTTGGGATGTCCGATCTCCTCGGCAATGTTAAGCGTGTACAGGGTAACGCGATAGTTATGGTCGCTCGTACCATGGTCCCGTTTAGCTATGGCACTTCCCAGAACCTCGAGCACCCCTATGTTTGCCTCGCGCAGGGATTTTGATGCCTCTTCGAGCATGAGCTTCTTTCTTCTGAGATTTTCTATAAGTTGTTCAAGCCTTTCCTCGCGCGCCTCTACCATAACAATCATCATGCCGAATGCCTCGGCAAGTTCTGTTATTCCCGCAGGATATCTTTCTGATTTTGTCAGCTCGAAGATCTCACTGGCAGCCCGGTAGTCCCCTTCTGAGACTTCCTTTGCAGCCCTTGCCAGGCAATCCAACAAGCTGTTTAAATTACTTTCTGACATTTTAACGCCTTAAGGGTCTTAAGAAATTCCGTTCGTGAAAGACCGGATAAACAATCTTTATACGTGAAATGGCCCGTTGATGATATGGGCAGAAACTCTGCCATGCCTTCAACAATACCGAATGTGAGCACCTGAAAAAGCTTCACTGGAATATTGAACAATATCCGCATTCTCTTGTCAAAGATATTTTAACCCACATTTTTCATTAAGATAAGTATAGGTATCGGACTGCCAACAACCTATCCGAACTTAAGGTGTCTTTTGAAAAAGCGACAATAAAAAAGCGCCGGTGTTATAAACCGGCGCTTTTTGCCTCACCGTTGTTTATCGGATATTTTATCCTTTAGTCACCTTAAAAACATGGATCTGGTTGCAGGATTTCCCTATATTTGGGGAAGGGTTAAGGAAAATGTCGAGACTGTATTTAATGCAAACAGACTCTCAAATATTTCCCTGGAAATAAAGTGGAGGTTTTTTGAAAAAGACGGTTTGGGTCTTGCATTGAAACCCGGCATTACACTGCCCACAGGCAACCATTGGAATAACTTTAATTTTTTGAAACGTATTGTTAAAGGGCAGAACTGCAGTTGGTTTTTTGAGCAGAAAATCCCTATGGGCAGCCATACAAGAACTGGCTGGCCGAAGGTGCCTGCTATGGTATGCACCACAACAATATCAGTATGATTTTCTTTATATCTTACCCCTCCTTCTCAGTGTGTCATCATCGCTGATGGGCCGAATGATTTTCTTTTGGCTTTCGTAGACAGAAACAGTATTGAGACCGTCAAAAAGGTCTTTTATTTTTGATAACTCCTCCCTCTTAAGCGGTTCAACATCGCAGGGCCTCAACGGAGTATTGATTTGTATCTCATCGGGATGGATATCTTTTGCTATCGCTGCAATATCTCCGGCATATTGAATATTTTTATGCATGAACATAATCTGCAACGCAAATTTTCCCTGGAAATGTTTCCTAAATTCCTTTATCCCTTGAACAATGACATCAAATTCTGCCCCTTGAAATGGCTGATTTATAGCCATGAAAGAATCCTGTGAACAGGCATCCAGTTTAGCGATAACAAAATCAGCAGAAGAAAGTTCCTTCTGAACATCCTGCCAATACAATAGAGATGAATTTGTGATAACTGCGACAGCCTCTTTTCTAATTTTCCTTATAGTATTAATAGTATCGCCCAGATTTATTGCCAGAGTGGGTTCTCCTCTCCCTGACAGGGTGATGTAGTCTATGGTGATATCGGCAGGCAGCATTTCTAATTCTCTTACAATCATGTCCTCCGGAACATAAAGCTGCCGCGTCGCAGTAAGGGATTTTGTTTTTCCCAACTGGCAATATACACAATCATAACTGCATATTTTTTCTTCCTGTGACAGCAGGTCTATCCCAAGAGAACTTCCAACTCTCCACGAGGGAACAGGTCCATAGATGTATTTAAATTTTTTCTCCATAATGTCTACCTCCTGACATAAAATATGCAAAAGACCTTACTACACGAATAGATTAGTTACCTCAGGATAGATCATAACGGGCCGCCACCTGTCCTTCGAAGAATATGGCAAATCCTGGAAGTGCTGCTGCAGAAACCACCACAAGCCTCTTATCCAATGAGGTATAATTTATGCCGAAAAGGATAAATATGCATGTACTGAAGGCAAGACAGAAAGGGCAATCAACGTTTTTCAAAACCTGAAAACCGATGAGGTGTAGCGCCACACCTGCGGCTGATCTACCTAATTTGATTCGGTTCACCAAGGCTTGCCGCAATCTCTGTTGCACATGCAAATCCATCACATGCAGTTACTCTGTGCTGATTCTGATATTGTTATCCTGATAAAGATATAATTGTTTTCATCTCTTCCGAGGGCTGCCTTGATTTGTATTCCATGACTTACCCCTCCTGGAATTCGAACGCGGTATCCTTGCCGTTTTCTGCCAATGACAACCAAAACCACCCTTTCAGTTCCATGCCGGGCTTCCTGAGGAGTAAGAATGAACTCATAGAGTTGCCCCGGAATGACTTTCAGAATCGCGTTTTTTGTAAAGAGACCTGATCTCTTGCAGCGTTCGTTCCATTTCATCATAAGTTGATATCTGCGGTCCATTCTCTCATCAAAGTGATCATAAACATATGACGTTGTGGAGTGAGGGTTATGCATAAGATCATATTCCTTCCGCTTCTGCACATCTCCTAGGACAGAATAGGCTTCACTTATCTTTTTGAACTTTTCTTCGGCATCAGGATCTTCCTGGTGATGGTCAGGATGATATTCGAGCGCCAATTTCCTGTAAGCATTTTTTATTTCAGAGGCTGAGGCATCCCTTGTTAACTTAAGTATGAAGTAATAGTCTTTCCGGATCATTGGATAAAATCCCTTCTAATAGCAATATTATACTCACACGGGGAACCCGTTGTTTTATCCCGATTGTTATTATTATTTAGATTTATTTTTTTGTGATCAACTGATCACATTGTATCAGCCTCACCCAACTCCCATAATATAAATTGTATCACTTTCGTTCAGTGACGCGTTCATCCTTTCACCGTAAGATAAAAAACCTATTTGATTAACAGATACACGGAGTTCCATATCAATCTCTTCTTTATCGTCTAAAATGGCCTTCTTTACACCATTGCCGAATTTTTTTATTAACTCATTTACCAGATCCTGCAAGGTATTCCCGGGAAACGTAAAATCAATGTCATTTTTTTTACCTAAAAGTTTATAAAGTGGGGCCACTCCCTTTATTGAAAGATGAATTTTCATATCTTTACCTCTCTGCTATATATTGTTTATAAGCCATTTTTTCTAATTTGAAGATACCGTGTGTTTTTACATGTGATCAATTCTTTCCATACCGATTTTACAATATTTATGTGCAAGATCTACGTAAAGACCTCTTGACCAGGTCCAGGAATCCTTTTCTTTTTGTGACATGTCCCGGATTTTTTTCGCCGGGTTGCCGGCCGCAATTATCGCTCCGGGGATTTTCTGCTCACGTTTCACTATTGTGCCTTCCGCTACAGTGGAGCCGTCTCCTACCTCGGAGCGTATGCTTAAAATAGCACCCATGCCTATCCCGCAATAATCACCAATTCTCTTTGCGTGTATAATTGCTCCGTGCCCGATAATTACTCCTTTGCCTATGGAGCAAACATCATCAGGCGGCGCATGAACCACAACGCCTTCCTCAACCGCTGTTTCGTCCCCTATCTCAATAGTACCATAGTCCCCTCTGAGGATTACGCCGTGTCCTATATAACAATCATTCCCGATTCTGACATCTCCTATTATTAAAGCGGTTTCACTTACATATGTACCGTTCCCGAAAACCGGCTCCTTTCCGTCAAATCTGTATAGCATTCTAACTCCTTACATGTTTATTAAAATAGTCCATGATTGCCATCCGAAGCGCTGAAATAGCCAACGCCGAATAATGAACCTTGGATTCGGGCAATCCGTCCAGGGCATTTACTATGTCATCTTCAGTGATCATTATTGCATCATCAAGGTCTTTACCTGTTACAATCTCTGACATTGCACTGGCACACGCTATGGCAGCAGGACAACTCTTTATCTGATATTTTACGTCAGTTACCTTATCGTTTGATACTTTAATAAAAACCCTTAAAAAATCGCCGCATGAAGGATCTCCTATTTCGCCGACATCGCTTGCATCCTCAATAGTGCCGGCATTTCTGGGATTTTTGAAGTGCTCGAGCACCTTTTCGCTGTATCCATCCATTTCTGCAACCTCCCCCCTGTGCACCTGCAACCACTTTTACGTCCTTTGCACAGCTCTCTCATTATTTCCGAATATAACTATCCGCTCTACAATATCATCAAATTTCTGAGCTGTCTTTGTATTGGCGTAAGAGTGCATATAAGGCTTTTCCTCGTCGCCGCTCTTTACAATATCCGGGTCAAGAGGTATCTTTCCGAGGAAAGGGACCTTGAATTTTTCCGAAAGTTTTTCACCGCCGCCGGATGAAAATATGTTTACTTCTTCGCCACAGTGAGGGCAGACAAATCCGCTCATATTCTCTACAATTCCTGCTATGGGAAGACCGAGCTGTCTGCAAAAAACAATGCATTTTTCCACGTCAACTGTGGCAACCTGCTGAGGTGTGGTAACGATAATAGCGCTGCTTTTTTTGCCCAGGATCTGGGCA from Pseudomonadota bacterium includes these protein-coding regions:
- a CDS encoding NAD(P)H-dependent oxidoreductase; the protein is MSDILIVFHSQTGNTEKMAEAVARGVDAVENARAVFKRASDAIAQDLKNCKAIVICSPEYFGYMAGAVKDFFDRTYEELKDDPEIWKKPYCTVISAGNDGTFALSHIERICKGYRFKKVQHPIICKGPVTEDILARCFELGSTIAEGVNAGIF
- a CDS encoding DUF1847 domain-containing protein — protein: MEKKLISQCAACEHPIRERACMSPKGKGAKGCPTMGSRTILEKARKEYDKEDIREFARQASIQEGECYAGRDKKPFVMHPVKPRILEIVEFAEKMAYKKLGLVFCMGLSKEAALVNEMPEHHGFDVVSIVCKAGCVSKDEIGVKDDEKIQMGKHETMCNPILQAMVANEAETDFNILLGLCVGHDSLFFKYADAPTTVLAVKDRVTGHNPLAAIYTMGNFYSWVKSGKS
- a CDS encoding DUF134 domain-containing protein, yielding MSRPKKNRCINCSPNSSYFKPKGIPIFQLEEVVLSMDELEAIRLADFEGLYHEEAAGQMNISRATFGRILDSARSKVADVIINGKALQIEIVNKKTEV
- a CDS encoding diguanylate cyclase — translated: MKVCFAVQEDQGIESIVYNHFGSAPAFVVVDTEIQGAVTVNNKDLNHVHGACNPIMAIGGQDVDAVVVGGIGAGAINGLNAAGIKVYGSMKETVKDNLDLFLENKLPELSVLNACGGHQGGCAH
- a CDS encoding zinc ribbon domain-containing protein, with the protein product MPIYEYKCEDCGSISEFIVLGKAEELHCKHCDSKHLEKLLSAHNTANSSQNSMPSVPGGCCGAPNSCGNPGSCCGG
- a CDS encoding cytochrome b/b6 domain-containing protein: MSKLYLHPLPIRIWHWTNAFIVLVLIMTGIQMRAPSIQIFHDYRIVVLLHKYFGFALAGSFLFWLFYNLFTGNIKKHYIVSFMDMKNMPGQALYYLFNIFRGKKNPFKPLPENKFNSLQKLAYSSVMLVFVPIITFTGILFSDILYFFSWIKAMGGLRILDAIHITAAYIFIFYLLVHIYMATLGSKLNSYIKSMITGYEEE
- a CDS encoding undecaprenyl-diphosphate phosphatase, translated to MNLLQTLIFGIVEGVTEFLPISSTGHLMLTARLLGLSQTEFLKTFEIVIQFGAIMSVIVLYWKTLLVNFEVLKRVIVAFLPTAALGLLFYKIIKHFLMGSNQIVLWSMFIGGICLIVFELLHKEKDNAVEDIGAIPYRTAILIGLFQSIAMIPGVSRSAATIVGGLILNLRRKTIVEFSFLLAIPTMLAATALDLMKNASQFSVAQLNFLSIGFILSFVFALLSVKFLLNFIKHHTFISFGIYRIILALSFWLFIL
- a CDS encoding HD-GYP domain-containing protein, with amino-acid sequence MSESNLNSLLDCLARAAKEVSEGDYRAASEIFELTKSERYPAGITELAEAFGMMIVMVEAREERLEQLIENLRRKKLMLEEASKSLREANIGVLEVLGSAIAKRDHGTSDHNYRVTLYTLNIAEEIGHPKAEMRSLIKGSFLHDIGKIGISDNILLKEGKLTVDEFNIMKCHVQHGSDIISSYPWLIDCIDVVLYHHEKYNGSGYMLGLKGKDIPINARIFAVADVFDALTTVRPYKKAFSYDEAIDIMKKDRGSHFDPEIFDALYGMGDAIYKKVYLSDENSMRNSLRAYIHALFGEEQEE
- a CDS encoding radical SAM protein, translated to MEKKFKYIYGPVPSWRVGSSLGIDLLSQEEKICSYDCVYCQLGKTKSLTATRQLYVPEDMIVRELEMLPADITIDYITLSGRGEPTLAINLGDTINTIRKIRKEAVAVITNSSLLYWQDVQKELSSADFVIAKLDACSQDSFMAINQPFQGAEFDVIVQGIKEFRKHFQGKFALQIMFMHKNIQYAGDIAAIAKDIHPDEIQINTPLRPCDVEPLKREELSKIKDLFDGLNTVSVYESQKKIIRPISDDDTLRRRGKI
- a CDS encoding gamma carbonic anhydrase family protein: MLYRFDGKEPVFGNGTYVSETALIIGDVRIGNDCYIGHGVILRGDYGTIEIGDETAVEEGVVVHAPPDDVCSIGKGVIIGHGAIIHAKRIGDYCGIGMGAILSIRSEVGDGSTVAEGTIVKREQKIPGAIIAAGNPAKKIRDMSQKEKDSWTWSRGLYVDLAHKYCKIGMERIDHM
- a CDS encoding iron-sulfur cluster assembly scaffold protein, translated to MDGYSEKVLEHFKNPRNAGTIEDASDVGEIGDPSCGDFLRVFIKVSNDKVTDVKYQIKSCPAAIACASAMSEIVTGKDLDDAIMITEDDIVNALDGLPESKVHYSALAISALRMAIMDYFNKHVRS